From the genome of Impatiens glandulifera chromosome 9, dImpGla2.1, whole genome shotgun sequence, one region includes:
- the LOC124914559 gene encoding polygalacturonase-like produces MAHLIIIINIILIKIIAILLSNFRPSKEAAAASYNYINVVSSNYGARGDGRTDSSQAFLKAWGAACSSAEPSLIYIPDGHFLINSSLTFKGPCKNRINIRILGTLFAPTDFRALAATHSWILFIQVNRITLTGGGTLDAKAAAFWACRRNTTSSSSSCPASGARSLTFNWANDIVIDGLKSMNSQFMHLVINSCNNVMVRNLRILAPDESPNTDGIHVQHSTGVTISTCTIRTGDDCISVGPNTKNLWMERIQCGPGHGVSIGSLARDYSEGGVQNVTLTNSVFTASENGLRIKTWARPTTAFVKNIHYRNIVMKNVHNPIIIDQDYCPNNQACPGQSSSGVKISDITYQNIKGTSATPVAVLFKCSKSNPCRGIKLQDISLSYMNRPAQSSCLNTNHGSSLRVVSPKSCLPVSE; encoded by the exons atggctcatctcatcatcatcatcaatatcatcttaataaaaataatagcaATATTACTCTCTAATTTCCGACCATCAAAAGAAGCAGCAGCAGCATCTTACAATTATATTAACGTTGTTAGTAGTAATTACGGGGCAAGAGGTGACGGTCGCACAGACTCGTCGCAGGCATTCCTCAAGGCTTGGGGTGCCGCCTGCTCCTCCGCTGAGCCCTCCCTCATCTACATTCCCGACGGACACTTCCTCATCAACTCCTCCCTCACTTTCAAGGGCCCCTGCAAAAACAGGATCAACATTCGCATACTAGGAACACTCTTCGCCCCCACCGATTTTCGTGCTTTGGCCGCCACCCACTCCTGGATACTATTCATTCAGGTCAACAGGATTACCCTCACCGGAGGAGGAACCCTAGATGCCAAAGCTGCCGCATTTTGGGCTTGCCGCAGGAAcactacttcttcttcttcttcttgtccaGCTTCCGGAGCCAGG TCCCTAACATTCAACTGGGCCAACGACATTGTAATCGACGGCCTCAAATCAATGAATAGCCAATTCATGCACCTCGTCATCAACAGCTGCAACAACGTTATGGTACGAAACCTCCGGATCCTGGCTCCGGATGAAAGCCCAAACACAGACGGGATTCACGTCCAGCACTCCACCGGAGTCACCATTTCCACCTGCACCATCAGGACAGGGGACGACTGCATCTCCGTGGGACCCAACACAAAGAACCTGTGGATGGAACGGATACAGTGCGGGCCCGGTCACGGAGTGAGCATTGGAAGTCTTGCAAGGGACTACAGTGAAGGGGGAGTCCAGAACGTCACTCTCACCAACTCCGTCTTTACTGCTTCAGAAAATGGTCTCAGAATCAAGACATGGGCCAGACCCACCACCGCCTTTGTCAAAAACATTCATTACCGAAACATTGTCATGAAGAACGTTCACAATCCCATTATCATCGATCAGGACTACTGTCCTAACAACCAAGCTTGTCCGGGacag agTTCCTCCGGGGTGAAGATAAGTGACATAACGTATCAGAATATAAAAGGAACCTCTGCAACTCCGGTGGCGGTGCTGTTTAAGTGCAGCAAAAGCAACCCTTGCAGAGGGATCAAACTCCAAGACATCAGTCTCTCTTACATGAACCGCCCTGCTCAATCCTCCTGCCTCAACACCAATCACGGATCCTCCCTCCGAGTCGTGTCGCCCAAGAGTTGCCTGCCTGTGAGTGAGTGA
- the LOC124915571 gene encoding acetolactate synthase small subunit 2, chloroplastic-like, with protein sequence MAAVVLSHFVQNLKSHHNSVANNNNNNNTVCSITPAKARPISNRSSSSSLVVYSSSADKHFDDRPSFPLIDPSPPPLTRPKVRRHTISVFVGDESGMINRIAGVFARRGYNIESLAVGLNKDKALFTIVVSGTETVLHQVIKQLQKLVNVWKVEDISNEPHVERELMLIKINADPKFRAEVMWLVDIFRGKIVDISEHSLTIEVTGDPGKMVAVQRNLSKFGIREIARTGKIGLRRERMGESAPFWRFSAASYPDLEATNPDENFMAIKNSSVNVESDTSVGGDVYPVEPAEGFLFNKVLDAHWGVLNDEDTTGLRSHTLSMLVNDAPGVLNIVTGVFARRGYNIQSLAVGHAETEGISRITTVVPGTDESIGKLVQQLNKLVDLHEVHDITHLPFAERELMLIKTAANAAARRSVLDIASIFRAKAVDVSDHTITLELTGDLHKMVALQRLLEPYGICEVARTGRVALVRESGVDSKYLRGYSFPL encoded by the exons ATGGCGGCCGTAGTATTATCACACTTTGTACAGAATCTGAAATCACATCACAATTCAGTTgctaacaacaacaacaacaacaacaccGTATGTTCCATCACACCGGCAAAGGCACGTCCAATTTCCAATcgaagcagcagcagcagcctcGTCGTCTATTCAAGCTCTGCTGACAAGCACTTTGATGATAGACCTAGTTTCCCTCTCATCGATCCATCTCCCCCCCCTCTAACTAGACCCAA GGTGAGACGGCATACTATCTCGGTATTTGTGGGTGATGAAAGTGGAATGATAAATCGGATTGCAGGAGTCTTTGCAAGGAGAGGATATAACATCGAGTCCCTAGCTGTTGGTTTGAACAAGGACAAGGCCCTGTTCACTATTGTTGTCTCTGGAACTGAAACTGTCTTGCACCAAGTAATCAAACAGCTGCAAAAGCTTGTCAATGTTTGGAAG GTTGAAGATATTTCAAACGAGCCACATGTGGAACGTGAATTGATGCTCATAAAGATCAATGCTGATCCCAAGTTCCGAGCTGAG GTGATGTGGCTTGTCGACATATTTAGAGGGAAAATTGTAGATATCTCAGAGCATTCATTAACCATTGAg GTGACTGGAGATCCTGGTAAGATGGTTGCTGTTCAGAGGAACTTGAGTAAATTTGGGATTAGAGAAATTGCAAGAACGGGAAAG ATTGGCTTGAGAAGAGAGAGGATGGGTGAGTCTGCTCCATTTTGGCGATTCTCAGCTGCTTCATATCCTGACCTAGAGGCAACAAACCCAGATGAGAACTTTATGGCCATTAAAAACAGTTCAGTCAATGTGGAATCAGATACATCAGTTGGG GGTGATGTTTATCCTGTGGAACCGGCTGAAGGTTTCTTGTTTAATAAAGTTCTTGATGCTCACTGGGGAGTGCTCAATGATGAAGAT ACAACTGGTCTCCGTTCTCACACTTTATCCATGCTTGTGAACGATGCTCCTGGAGTGCTCAATATCGTAACTGGTGTTTTTGCTAGAAGGGGTTATAACATTCAG AGTTTAGCGGTTGGTCATGCAGAAACTGAGGGGATTTCTCGCATCACAACAGTTGTTCCTGGTACAGACGAGTCGATTGGAAAGTTAGTGCAACAACTTAACAAGTTGGTAGACCTTCATGAG GTTCACGATATTACACATTTGCCCTTTGCTGAGCGGGAGCTGATGCTTATAAAGACTGCTGCAAATGCTGCTGCGAGGCGCAGCGTTCTTGACATTGCTAGCATTTTTAGAGCCAAAGCTGTTGATGTTTCCGACCATACAATAACACTCGAG CTTACTGGTGATTTGCACAAGATGGTAGCTTTACAGAGATTGCTGGAGCCATATGGCATTTGCGAG GTGGCGCGTACTGGACGCGTGGCTCTTGTACGTGAATCAGGAGTTGATTCCAAATACCTGCGAGGCTACTCTTTCCCATTGTGA